In Pseudomonas deceptionensis, a single window of DNA contains:
- a CDS encoding PLP-dependent aminotransferase family protein has product MSRSRYKSLVDAFAVDIRSGRLPPGTRLPTHRQLAASEGLALVTASRVYAELEAMGLVSGETGRGTFVRETSLPPGHGIDQPDVTAGMLDLNYNYPSLPGQADLLRTALRQLALSGDLESLLRYQPHGGRLHERASVARHLAFSGLNVPAEQVLIVNGAQHGLTVALMALLQPGDVIAVDALTYPGFKALALALHLEILPIPATENGPDLAAFEKVCRSRSVRAIYSMPTLHNPLGWVMSLEQREQLVAIARKHDLLIIEDAAYAFLVENPPTPLAGLAPERTVYVSGFSKSVAAGLRVGFIVSPAEKIGALERIIRVTAWNAPGVMTAITSAWLDDGTVSRLEAQKRKDAQTRQLIADELLAGLHTVRHPSSYFVWLPLSEDARADQVAAALLREQVSVSTAQPFATSVHVPHAIRLALGSVDVVSLREGLAKVKRVVEAHAWA; this is encoded by the coding sequence ATGTCTCGATCCCGGTACAAGTCGCTGGTTGACGCTTTTGCAGTTGATATCCGCTCAGGGCGTTTGCCTCCGGGTACGCGCTTGCCCACCCACCGCCAGCTGGCGGCCAGCGAAGGTCTGGCCCTGGTGACGGCGAGTAGGGTGTATGCAGAGCTGGAAGCCATGGGCCTGGTCAGCGGGGAAACCGGGCGCGGTACGTTTGTCAGGGAAACCTCGTTGCCGCCCGGCCACGGGATTGACCAGCCCGATGTAACTGCCGGCATGCTGGACCTCAACTACAACTACCCCTCCTTGCCGGGCCAGGCCGATCTGCTGCGTACGGCGCTGCGCCAGTTGGCGTTGTCCGGCGACCTTGAGTCGCTGTTGCGCTACCAGCCCCATGGCGGGCGCCTGCACGAGCGTGCGTCGGTGGCGCGGCATCTGGCATTTAGCGGGCTGAACGTGCCGGCGGAGCAGGTATTGATCGTCAATGGCGCGCAACACGGATTGACTGTGGCCCTGATGGCACTGCTGCAACCCGGCGATGTGATCGCGGTCGATGCACTGACTTACCCGGGCTTCAAGGCGCTGGCGCTCGCACTGCATCTTGAAATACTGCCGATACCAGCCACCGAAAACGGGCCCGATCTTGCTGCCTTTGAAAAGGTTTGCCGCAGCCGTTCGGTGCGTGCGATCTACAGCATGCCCACCTTGCATAACCCGCTGGGCTGGGTGATGAGCCTGGAGCAGCGCGAGCAGTTGGTGGCCATCGCCCGTAAACATGATCTGCTGATCATTGAAGACGCGGCCTACGCCTTTTTAGTCGAAAACCCGCCGACGCCTTTGGCCGGGTTGGCGCCGGAGCGGACGGTGTACGTGTCGGGGTTCTCCAAAAGTGTCGCGGCGGGCTTGCGGGTGGGCTTTATCGTTTCGCCGGCTGAAAAAATCGGCGCCCTTGAACGAATCATCAGGGTAACGGCCTGGAACGCTCCGGGTGTGATGACTGCCATCACCAGCGCCTGGCTCGACGACGGAACCGTAAGCCGGCTGGAGGCGCAAAAGCGCAAGGATGCACAAACTAGGCAGTTGATCGCTGACGAACTCCTGGCCGGGTTGCACACCGTTCGCCACCCATCGTCCTACTTCGTGTGGCTGCCGCTGTCTGAGGACGCCAGGGCGGATCAGGTAGCGGCGGCATTGCTGCGCGAGCAGGTGTCGGTGTCCACGGCTCAACCGTTTGCCACCTCGGTCCATGTGCCTCATGCGATCAGGCTGGCGCTGGGCTCGGTGGATGTGGTGTCGCTGCGTGAAGGGTTGGCGAAAGTGAAGCGGGTGGTTGAAGCCCATGCCTGGGCATGA
- a CDS encoding DMT family transporter, whose translation MERTRDLQHHSCEKNLNGWINGFIGVVIFSASLPATKVAVLEFDPVFLTLARATIAGVLALAMLGLLKARRPERIQLVPLLLVATGVVVGFPLLTALALQHVTSAHTIVFLGLLPLSTAAFAVVRGGERPRPAFWCFSILGSTCVVAYAISQGLKAAPEGDILMLLAVLICGLGYAEGAKLSRTLGGWQVISWALVLSLPVMAPLAWLWAPSSFAGVHLPAWLGLAYISVFSMLIGFVFWYRGLAQGGIAAVGQLQLLQPFFGLALAATLLHETISLGMFGVTAAVILCVIAARKFSR comes from the coding sequence ATGGAACGTACCCGCGACCTGCAACACCACAGCTGCGAGAAAAACCTGAATGGCTGGATCAACGGGTTTATCGGCGTGGTTATTTTCAGCGCCTCCCTGCCTGCAACCAAGGTGGCAGTGCTGGAGTTTGACCCGGTATTCCTGACCCTGGCACGGGCCACTATTGCCGGCGTGCTTGCGTTGGCCATGCTTGGCCTGCTCAAGGCCCGGCGACCGGAGCGCATCCAGCTTGTCCCCCTGCTGCTCGTGGCTACCGGGGTTGTGGTCGGCTTCCCCTTGTTGACCGCGCTGGCCCTGCAACATGTGACATCGGCTCATACCATCGTTTTTCTCGGCCTGCTGCCCCTGTCCACAGCGGCCTTCGCCGTCGTACGCGGAGGAGAGCGTCCACGGCCGGCGTTCTGGTGTTTCTCCATTCTGGGTAGTACGTGTGTGGTGGCGTATGCCATTTCTCAGGGTCTGAAAGCCGCTCCCGAAGGCGACATTCTGATGCTGCTGGCAGTCCTGATTTGTGGCCTGGGTTATGCCGAAGGGGCAAAGCTGTCACGGACACTGGGCGGTTGGCAGGTCATTTCATGGGCTCTGGTGCTGTCGCTGCCAGTGATGGCGCCGCTGGCATGGCTGTGGGCGCCCTCCTCCTTCGCCGGTGTTCACCTGCCCGCCTGGTTGGGCCTGGCGTACATATCAGTCTTCAGCATGCTGATAGGTTTCGTATTCTGGTACCGGGGGCTGGCCCAGGGCGGGATCGCCGCGGTCGGGCAGCTTCAGCTCCTGCAGCCATTTTTTGGATTGGCGCTGGCGGCCACATTACTGCACGAAACAATCAGCCTGGGCATGTTCGGCGTGACGGCGGCCGTCATTCTGTGCGTGATTGCGGCCAGGAAATTTTCCCGTTAA
- a CDS encoding winged helix-turn-helix domain-containing protein, whose translation MQGDRETSTAFTTVKCTYDHDKLLLRYPPLHTTLTSNEGHLLLALIEGVTDKEDLISRVWGDRGLIVSDSSYYKALHTLRHYLSEVGLDRSILKTLPRRGVVLLLKIERVFDDNTISDVPGESEPTAPDSTTSDTPPPSGETPSPSFGLSETLHDSEAILADTATDPSIPAPPPPPEKKRRRFYTTSFYLMLLLGAALPVYYAYMLFNKPVQLEGWRLLWETPNTKLYVERGEKASKDSIVSTMSIFDSSVGNTGTNFYIKKTLSELLVNCEKPESKGEALCTNYLIIEQKK comes from the coding sequence ATGCAGGGCGACCGTGAAACTTCCACCGCATTTACTACGGTCAAATGCACCTATGATCATGACAAGCTTTTACTGCGTTATCCTCCCCTGCACACCACGCTCACGAGCAATGAAGGCCACCTGTTATTAGCCCTGATTGAAGGCGTAACCGACAAGGAAGATTTAATCAGCCGGGTATGGGGGGATCGAGGTCTCATTGTATCGGACAGCAGTTACTACAAAGCCCTCCACACCCTCAGGCATTACCTCTCCGAGGTTGGGCTCGACAGGTCCATATTAAAAACACTGCCCCGACGAGGCGTTGTTTTACTGCTCAAAATAGAACGCGTTTTCGACGATAACACCATCAGCGACGTGCCCGGCGAATCAGAGCCCACAGCCCCCGACAGCACAACCTCTGATACCCCTCCGCCCTCCGGGGAAACACCCTCACCCTCATTCGGCCTCAGTGAAACATTGCACGACAGTGAAGCCATACTCGCGGATACAGCAACAGATCCAAGCATTCCTGCCCCACCTCCCCCACCTGAAAAAAAGAGAAGGCGCTTTTACACGACGTCTTTCTACCTGATGCTTTTACTGGGCGCGGCACTGCCTGTTTACTATGCCTATATGCTGTTCAACAAACCGGTTCAGCTCGAAGGGTGGCGACTGCTATGGGAAACCCCCAACACAAAACTCTATGTCGAACGGGGAGAGAAAGCATCGAAAGACAGCATTGTTTCAACCATGAGTATCTTTGACTCTTCCGTTGGCAACACGGGAACAAATTTTTATATCAAAAAAACATTATCTGAGCTTTTAGTTAACTGCGAAAAACCTGAAAGCAAAGGAGAGGCGCTGTGTACAAACTACCTCATCATCGAACAAAAAAAGTAA
- a CDS encoding EAL domain-containing protein → MNRAIRYSSKKVFLIALVIGILPLALGIPLVYLKSVSDLSRTSNTAAHEAFRQINVMLSEAEAAAKELSEISGLPCAEADKPLREAVATYRFLRATSLATDHKVYCSSLYGSDVNITVNPHEYLRGRLRLIDQTASGSKTAALILRTQQEHKSVLISIDGRHIQDALHLIDKKSNLTLKVGNHWMTQNGVVDSPPLENNPTAPSSVVSNEYGFTVSAAYPAGTLFSHTLETYSILLGLLLALGIFSGLLTYWMLGRVLAPSIELQRALSADEFIPYLQPVFSSTSGKCVGCEVLVRWNHPHEGIITPNSFIPLAERSNLIIAITRRLMHKTAQQLAPYAPGLEQPFHIGFNVCAKHFESFDLVDDCILFLKAFKPGTVILVLEMTERELVKPTPTALQLIEKLHDLGVKIALDDFGTGHSSLSYLQRFKVDFIKIDQSFISMIGADALSVHILDSILDLALKLDLQVLAEGIETEEQRDYLGACGVDYMQGFFFAQPMPVKEFLDAILKHPDFSKNTAWTDSHSPTAMHLESPEQ, encoded by the coding sequence ATGAATCGAGCAATACGTTATTCCTCGAAGAAGGTTTTTTTAATAGCTCTAGTCATCGGCATCCTCCCACTGGCCCTGGGTATTCCTCTGGTTTACCTGAAATCTGTTTCTGATTTGTCCCGCACATCAAACACTGCGGCTCACGAGGCATTCAGGCAGATAAACGTGATGCTGAGCGAGGCAGAAGCCGCCGCAAAAGAGCTATCAGAAATTTCGGGACTGCCCTGTGCTGAGGCGGACAAGCCGCTCCGGGAAGCAGTGGCCACCTATCGATTCTTGCGCGCAACAAGCCTGGCCACTGATCACAAGGTTTACTGCAGTTCGCTGTATGGCTCCGATGTAAACATAACCGTGAACCCGCATGAATATTTGCGTGGCCGCCTGCGTTTGATTGACCAGACAGCCTCGGGCTCCAAAACCGCAGCCCTCATTCTAAGAACGCAGCAAGAGCATAAAAGTGTCCTGATCAGCATTGATGGCCGACATATCCAGGACGCCCTTCATCTCATCGATAAAAAAAGTAATTTGACACTCAAGGTCGGAAACCACTGGATGACCCAAAACGGGGTAGTGGATAGCCCCCCGCTCGAAAACAACCCAACAGCACCCAGCTCCGTAGTTTCCAACGAATATGGGTTTACAGTCTCGGCCGCCTACCCCGCGGGCACACTCTTCAGTCATACACTCGAGACCTACTCCATTCTTCTTGGTCTATTGCTGGCCCTGGGTATATTTTCCGGTCTGCTCACCTACTGGATGCTGGGTCGTGTACTGGCCCCCAGTATTGAACTTCAGCGGGCGCTGTCAGCAGATGAGTTCATTCCTTATTTACAGCCTGTTTTTTCTTCGACCTCCGGCAAATGTGTCGGGTGCGAAGTACTGGTCAGGTGGAACCACCCGCATGAAGGGATTATTACGCCCAACAGTTTTATCCCGCTGGCCGAGCGTTCTAATTTAATCATCGCCATCACCCGGCGCCTCATGCACAAGACCGCACAACAACTCGCACCTTACGCGCCGGGACTGGAACAGCCCTTTCACATTGGATTCAATGTATGCGCAAAACACTTTGAGAGTTTTGACCTGGTCGATGACTGCATTTTATTTTTGAAAGCCTTCAAACCGGGCACGGTCATCCTGGTGCTGGAAATGACCGAGCGCGAACTTGTAAAACCGACACCCACTGCACTTCAACTTATTGAAAAGCTCCATGACCTGGGCGTAAAAATTGCCCTGGATGATTTTGGTACCGGCCATTCAAGCCTGAGCTATTTGCAGCGCTTCAAAGTCGACTTCATCAAGATCGATCAGAGCTTTATCTCAATGATCGGAGCGGATGCCCTGTCCGTGCACATCCTTGACTCGATTTTAGACCTGGCACTTAAACTGGACTTGCAAGTGCTGGCCGAAGGCATTGAAACGGAAGAACAGCGCGACTACCTGGGCGCCTGCGGAGTGGATTACATGCAAGGCTTTTTCTTCGCACAACCCATGCCCGTCAAAGAGTTCCTGGACGCGATACTCAAACATCCAGACTTTTCGAAAAATACAGCCTGGACAGACAGCCACAGTCCAACTGCGATGCATCTGGAGTCACCAGAACAATGA
- a CDS encoding MFS transporter, translating to MTSASTEQVSPKTLRKVIVAAAIGNFVEWFDFAVYGFLATTIAQQFFPSGDASAALLKTFAVFAVAFAFRPLGGIFFGMLGDRIGRKRTLAMTILLMAGATTLIGVLPTYAAIGVMAPILLTLIRCAQGFSAGGEYAGACAYLMEHAPNDKRAWYGSFLPVSTFSAFAAAAVVAYALEASLSAEAMGSWGWRLPFLIAAPLGLVGLYMRWKLDETPAFQAVTEEHAVAHSPLKETLRNHGAAICCLGAFVSLTALSFYMFTTYFATYLQVAGGLSRATALLVSLTALIFAAAICPLAGLYSDRVGRRVTVISACALLIVAVYPSFLMASSGGFAASIIGVMLLAIGAVLCGVVTAALLSETFPTRTRYTASAITYNMAYTLFGGTAPLVATWLISTTGSNLSPAFYLMAVALLALAGGLALPETSRISLHDVAPPVKGTRVAAAL from the coding sequence ATGACAAGCGCATCTACAGAGCAGGTCAGCCCGAAAACGCTGAGAAAAGTGATTGTCGCCGCCGCCATCGGTAACTTCGTCGAATGGTTCGACTTCGCCGTGTATGGCTTTCTGGCCACCACCATTGCCCAGCAGTTTTTCCCCAGTGGCGATGCCAGTGCCGCGCTGCTCAAGACCTTTGCGGTGTTTGCCGTGGCTTTTGCGTTTCGGCCCCTTGGCGGGATTTTCTTCGGCATGCTGGGTGACCGGATCGGCCGTAAGCGAACCCTGGCAATGACCATCTTGCTGATGGCCGGCGCCACAACCCTGATCGGCGTGCTGCCCACCTATGCCGCCATCGGGGTTATGGCGCCGATTCTGCTGACTTTGATCCGTTGCGCCCAGGGTTTTTCCGCCGGGGGTGAATACGCGGGTGCCTGCGCTTACCTGATGGAGCATGCCCCCAATGACAAGAGGGCCTGGTATGGCAGCTTTCTGCCGGTGTCGACCTTTTCCGCCTTCGCTGCGGCAGCCGTAGTGGCCTACGCACTTGAGGCCTCACTCTCGGCCGAGGCCATGGGCAGCTGGGGCTGGCGCCTGCCGTTCCTGATCGCCGCACCGTTGGGGCTGGTGGGGCTTTACATGCGCTGGAAGCTGGACGAAACCCCGGCGTTCCAGGCTGTGACCGAGGAACATGCCGTTGCCCACTCCCCGCTCAAGGAGACCCTGCGCAACCATGGCGCGGCGATCTGCTGCCTGGGGGCCTTTGTGTCGCTCACGGCGCTGTCGTTCTACATGTTCACCACCTACTTCGCCACTTACCTGCAAGTGGCAGGCGGTCTGAGCCGTGCAACCGCACTGCTGGTGTCGCTGACTGCCCTGATCTTTGCCGCTGCAATTTGCCCGCTGGCCGGGTTGTACTCGGACCGGGTCGGGCGCCGGGTGACGGTGATATCGGCTTGCGCGCTATTGATTGTCGCGGTGTACCCCTCGTTCCTGATGGCCAGCTCCGGTGGTTTCGCCGCGTCCATCATCGGGGTGATGCTACTGGCCATTGGTGCGGTGTTGTGTGGCGTGGTGACCGCTGCCTTGCTCTCGGAGACCTTCCCCACCCGCACGCGCTACACGGCGTCGGCAATCACCTACAACATGGCCTACACCCTGTTCGGCGGTACCGCACCGCTGGTGGCTACCTGGCTGATCAGCACCACCGGCAGCAACCTGTCGCCGGCGTTCTACCTGATGGCAGTGGCACTGCTCGCCCTGGCCGGCGGCCTGGCGTTGCCGGAGACTTCGCGGATCTCCCTGCATGATGTTGCGCCGCCGGTAAAAGGCACGCGAGTGGCTGCAGCACTCTGA
- a CDS encoding ATP-binding protein, translating into MLTALGFNALFTQLAGVWAYPPLSEIGLLEKTALTTKLIEASQVDQRERLAAAAGDSSLSISWHASREALNLPHVPDAAIRTDSPIARGLFNNPGWRLEAYQPDDWPQKNGHYTLVVQLTDGSWLMFSIASRNWGLGLWERNLIVIVLVLLSTALVALFATRHLARPLQQFAEGARRFGVDFHAPPIEPVGPIEIRQVILAFNAMQAQLQHFIKDRTQMLAAISHDLRTPLTRMRLRGEFIEDPEQQQRLFRDVDEMQAMINSSLEFFRDDARLEQATQFDLAELLQTLIDDYRDQSIDIAFSGPAHLVYFGRPLGLKRVITNLLDNAIKYAGEPAIALSGDDEQVTVFVLDRGPGIPVESQEQVFVPFYRLEGSRNKNTGGVGLGLSAARAIVLEHGGSLTLSNRKTGGLKAQVVLPVLKGVSQNHGL; encoded by the coding sequence ATGCTTACGGCGCTGGGCTTCAATGCACTTTTTACCCAGTTGGCAGGCGTCTGGGCCTATCCGCCGTTGAGCGAGATCGGCTTGCTGGAAAAGACCGCCTTGACCACCAAACTGATCGAAGCTTCGCAGGTCGATCAGCGCGAACGCCTGGCGGCTGCAGCCGGTGACAGCTCCTTGAGCATCAGTTGGCACGCCAGCCGTGAAGCACTGAACCTGCCGCATGTCCCTGATGCGGCCATTCGTACGGATTCACCGATTGCGCGGGGCCTGTTCAACAACCCGGGGTGGCGGCTTGAAGCCTATCAGCCCGACGACTGGCCGCAGAAAAACGGCCACTACACGCTAGTGGTGCAACTGACCGATGGTTCCTGGCTGATGTTCAGCATCGCGTCGCGCAACTGGGGGTTGGGGTTGTGGGAGCGCAACCTGATTGTGATTGTGCTGGTGCTGCTGTCGACCGCGCTGGTGGCGCTATTCGCCACCCGGCACCTGGCCCGGCCACTGCAACAGTTTGCCGAAGGCGCCCGCCGCTTCGGTGTGGACTTTCACGCACCGCCCATCGAGCCGGTTGGCCCCATCGAAATCCGCCAGGTCATCCTTGCGTTCAACGCCATGCAGGCGCAGTTGCAGCACTTCATCAAGGACCGCACCCAGATGCTTGCGGCCATTTCACACGACCTGCGTACGCCGCTGACTCGCATGCGCCTGCGTGGAGAATTCATCGAAGACCCGGAGCAACAGCAACGGCTGTTTCGCGACGTCGACGAGATGCAGGCCATGATCAATTCCAGCCTTGAGTTTTTCCGCGATGACGCCCGGCTGGAACAGGCCACGCAATTTGATCTGGCCGAGCTGCTCCAGACCCTGATCGATGACTATCGCGATCAATCCATCGACATTGCTTTCAGCGGCCCTGCACACCTTGTGTACTTCGGCCGCCCGCTGGGCCTCAAGCGTGTGATCACCAACCTGCTGGACAACGCCATCAAGTACGCGGGCGAACCGGCCATTGCGCTGAGCGGGGACGATGAGCAGGTGACTGTTTTCGTACTCGACCGCGGGCCGGGTATCCCCGTCGAAAGTCAGGAACAGGTGTTCGTGCCTTTCTATCGACTGGAAGGTTCGCGTAATAAAAACACCGGCGGGGTGGGGTTGGGGTTGTCGGCAGCCCGTGCGATTGTTTTGGAACACGGCGGGTCGCTAACCCTGAGCAATCGCAAAACGGGCGGGCTGAAAGCGCAGGTAGTGTTGCCGGTTTTGAAGGGCGTAAGCCAGAATCACGGCCTGTAG
- a CDS encoding response regulator: MSSLLIVDDDLEVLALLKKFFVQHGYSVEVATDGASLWAAMALQPPDLIILDLMLPGDNGLMLCQRLRQQYPTPVIMLTAMGELSDRVVGLEMGADDYLSKPFDARELLARVRAVLRRTGENRPLTAEVPRPLMKFADWQLDLTRRELRSPDQVMIPLSAGEFDLLLVFVEHPQRILTRELLLDLARGPSHEAFDRSIDVQVSRLRRKLEFDSKGVEMIRTVRNVGYLFTPSVTRQ; encoded by the coding sequence GTGAGCAGCCTTTTGATCGTAGACGATGACCTTGAGGTCCTTGCGCTACTGAAGAAATTTTTTGTGCAGCATGGATATTCGGTGGAGGTGGCCACCGATGGCGCTTCACTGTGGGCCGCGATGGCATTGCAGCCGCCGGACTTGATCATTCTCGACCTGATGCTGCCCGGGGACAACGGCCTGATGCTGTGCCAGCGCTTGCGCCAGCAATACCCCACGCCGGTGATCATGCTGACCGCCATGGGTGAGTTGAGTGATCGGGTGGTCGGGCTGGAAATGGGGGCGGACGATTACCTGAGCAAGCCGTTCGATGCTCGCGAGTTGTTGGCCCGGGTGCGTGCCGTGCTGCGCCGAACAGGGGAGAACCGGCCCTTGACCGCAGAGGTGCCGCGGCCGCTGATGAAGTTTGCCGATTGGCAGCTGGACCTGACCCGTCGCGAGCTGCGCTCCCCGGACCAAGTGATGATTCCGTTGTCGGCCGGGGAGTTCGACTTGCTGCTGGTCTTTGTCGAACACCCGCAACGCATTCTGACCCGGGAGCTGTTGCTGGACCTGGCGCGCGGCCCAAGCCATGAAGCGTTCGATCGCAGTATCGACGTTCAGGTCAGTCGCTTGCGGCGCAAGCTGGAGTTCGACAGCAAAGGGGTGGAGATGATTCGTACCGTGCGTAACGTCGGTTACCTGTTTACACCCAGTGTGACCCGTCAGTGA
- a CDS encoding cysteine hydrolase family protein has product MQPVKADAALIIIDMQKGMSSPVLGRRNNPDAELNVRRLLDAWRHTQRPVIHIRHISRAPGSVFWPGQAGCEFQVALTPLELEHVVEKNVPDAFANTGLERWLRTRNIQQLIFCGVITNNSVESSVRSAGCLGFDATVVEDACYTFDQTDLTGRLWPAEDVHALSLANMAMDYAKVMDASQVLARLGQATHL; this is encoded by the coding sequence ATGCAACCTGTCAAAGCCGATGCGGCACTCATCATCATTGATATGCAAAAAGGGATGTCCAGCCCCGTGTTGGGCCGCAGAAACAACCCGGATGCCGAGCTGAACGTGCGGCGCTTGCTAGATGCATGGCGACACACGCAGCGGCCCGTGATCCATATCCGGCATATTTCCAGGGCCCCGGGTTCAGTGTTCTGGCCCGGCCAGGCAGGCTGCGAGTTTCAAGTCGCACTGACGCCGCTTGAGCTTGAGCACGTCGTTGAAAAAAACGTACCTGATGCATTCGCCAACACCGGCCTGGAACGGTGGCTGCGCACGCGCAACATTCAGCAGTTGATTTTCTGCGGCGTCATCACCAACAACTCGGTGGAGTCCAGCGTGCGCTCAGCAGGTTGCCTGGGTTTTGACGCGACTGTGGTGGAGGATGCCTGCTACACATTCGATCAAACAGACCTTACGGGTCGACTTTGGCCTGCCGAAGATGTGCATGCACTGTCGCTTGCCAACATGGCGATGGACTATGCCAAGGTCATGGACGCAAGCCAGGTGCTTGCGCGGCTGGGCCAAGCCACCCACCTCTGA
- a CDS encoding YkvI family membrane protein: MNKQSIQIALAYMSVVIGGGFASGQEVLQFFTGYGLIGIVGTLVSGLMFAFLGMQIARMSSKMQATSHKEVLYILFGARVGLVVDVVLSFFLYGVGVVMLAGSGSIFAQQYDLPPLFGGVLMTVLVIATLCMNVKRIIDLISAVMPFLLAMVLIITTYSIFSYNAPIATLDAVARENNETVTGNWFVGALLYASFNIAVGFPMLAVIGGMTKQPKAAALGGVLGGLGLGLLILLLNIGLFANINQLQGIEMPSLALAGRISPILSVVMSVALVCMVYSTAVGMFFAFSARFAKPETSRFKLTSAVTVCVGLGLSLGGFSKLVGTVYPLLGYVGFALILAICFNWVRGRSITKAQKAALEAVS; this comes from the coding sequence ATGAATAAACAATCCATCCAGATTGCGCTTGCTTACATGTCCGTAGTGATTGGCGGCGGCTTTGCCTCCGGGCAGGAGGTGCTGCAGTTTTTCACCGGCTATGGGCTTATAGGCATCGTTGGCACTCTGGTGAGTGGTCTGATGTTTGCTTTCCTCGGTATGCAAATCGCTCGAATGAGCTCGAAGATGCAGGCCACTTCGCACAAGGAAGTTCTTTATATCCTGTTCGGTGCCCGGGTCGGCCTGGTCGTCGACGTGGTGCTGTCCTTCTTCCTGTATGGCGTCGGGGTAGTGATGCTGGCCGGTAGCGGTTCGATCTTTGCCCAGCAGTACGATCTGCCTCCGTTGTTCGGCGGTGTACTGATGACCGTGCTGGTGATCGCCACACTGTGCATGAACGTCAAGCGCATCATCGACCTGATCAGTGCGGTCATGCCTTTCCTGCTGGCCATGGTTCTGATCATTACTACGTATTCAATCTTCAGCTACAACGCCCCGATCGCGACCCTCGACGCGGTTGCCCGCGAAAATAACGAGACGGTCACTGGCAACTGGTTTGTCGGCGCCTTGTTGTATGCATCGTTCAATATCGCCGTAGGCTTCCCGATGCTGGCGGTAATTGGTGGCATGACCAAGCAACCCAAAGCCGCAGCCCTCGGCGGCGTGCTGGGCGGTCTGGGCCTTGGCCTGCTGATCCTGCTGTTGAACATCGGTCTGTTCGCCAACATCAACCAGCTGCAGGGCATCGAAATGCCGTCCCTGGCACTGGCAGGGCGCATTTCGCCGATTCTCTCGGTGGTGATGTCGGTGGCGCTGGTGTGCATGGTCTACAGCACGGCGGTGGGGATGTTCTTTGCTTTCAGCGCCCGTTTTGCCAAGCCTGAAACGAGCCGTTTCAAGCTGACCAGTGCAGTGACCGTATGCGTTGGCCTGGGCTTGAGCCTGGGTGGTTTCAGCAAGCTGGTCGGCACCGTCTACCCACTGCTGGGCTACGTCGGTTTTGCGCTGATCCTCGCCATTTGCTTTAACTGGGTACGCGGACGCTCCATTACCAAGGCGCAAAAAGCTGCGCTGGAAGCTGTGTCCTGA
- a CDS encoding DUF2867 domain-containing protein — protein sequence MATPPLHTLRNLSELDYHDSRSLPLPVEITALEAWNLMTGEQGWFMRMAFRTRDVISSFFGVKRIGGFSGVKRGAVQAGDHLDFFLVEHSAPELLVLTERDRHLDVMVCLSITNRVLTITSSVVTHNAFGRLYMLPVGPAHKLIVNGHFRRLKRKLDEAASKPANQ from the coding sequence ATGGCCACACCACCTCTTCACACTCTGCGTAATCTGTCCGAACTTGATTACCATGACAGCAGATCGCTCCCGCTCCCTGTTGAAATCACTGCGCTTGAAGCCTGGAATCTCATGACGGGCGAGCAGGGATGGTTCATGCGCATGGCTTTCCGAACACGGGATGTGATTTCTTCGTTTTTTGGTGTGAAGCGCATCGGCGGGTTTTCCGGGGTCAAGCGAGGGGCTGTGCAAGCAGGTGACCATCTTGATTTCTTTCTGGTGGAGCACAGTGCTCCAGAACTGTTGGTCTTGACCGAGCGTGACCGGCATCTGGATGTCATGGTTTGTCTTTCAATCACAAATCGTGTGCTCACGATCACGTCGTCTGTCGTAACGCATAACGCTTTTGGCCGTCTCTATATGTTGCCGGTTGGTCCAGCTCATAAATTGATCGTCAATGGCCATTTCAGGCGGCTCAAGCGCAAGCTTGATGAGGCCGCGTCAAAGCCCGCGAACCAATAG
- a CDS encoding GFA family protein has product MKGSCACGAIGYEIDRIDMPVSHCHCHSCRKTHAAAFVTTAGVLREHFRWTRGQDKLSNYESSPGKLRRFCSLCGCHLLAERIGASAVIVRMATLDEDPGVRPQYHIWGEHDVAWLQDDQLSVYAQWQPGR; this is encoded by the coding sequence ATGAAAGGAAGCTGCGCGTGCGGTGCCATCGGATATGAAATTGACCGTATCGACATGCCCGTGAGCCACTGTCATTGTCACTCGTGTCGAAAAACGCATGCTGCAGCATTCGTCACCACTGCTGGTGTATTGCGTGAGCATTTCCGTTGGACGAGGGGCCAGGACAAGCTGAGCAACTACGAGTCTTCCCCCGGGAAGCTGCGTCGCTTTTGCTCTCTATGCGGTTGCCACCTGTTGGCAGAACGAATCGGCGCTTCGGCGGTGATTGTTCGGATGGCGACCCTGGACGAGGATCCCGGCGTGCGACCGCAGTACCATATTTGGGGTGAGCACGACGTTGCATGGCTGCAAGATGATCAGCTTTCAGTCTATGCGCAATGGCAGCCGGGGCGCTGA